Within the Arthrobacter caoxuetaonis genome, the region GAAGGCGACGTCCTGCGGCAGACGGAGACAGGACTGCGGCACGAGACCGTCACGGGCCAGGCCGAACTGGCCGTCGCTGGAACCCAGTCGAGCGTCGTGAACGTCCGGCTGCTTCCACCGGATGCACCGGCCTGCTCCGAGGCAGTATCTGCCATCGGCCGGGCCGACTGGGTGATCCTGGGACCCGGATCCTGGTACACATCGGTCCTGCCGCACCTGCTGCTGCCCGAAATGCGGGAGGCGCTCGGCAGCACAGGTGCCCGCCGGTGCCTGACCATGAACCTGAGCAATGAGACGAAGGAAACTGCGGGCATGAGCGCAGTGGACCACCTGCAGGTCATCCGGCGCTATGCTCCCGGCTTCAAGGTGGACGCCGTGCTGGCCGATCCCAGCGTTGTGGAGGACAGGAACGAGTTCAGCGCGGCTGCCGCCGAAATGGGTGCCCGCGTTGTCTTCGGTAAGGTAGGGGCAGCGGCCGGCAGTCCGATTCATGATCCGCTGCGGCTTGCGGCCGCTTATCACGATGTATTTGGGGAACTCTAGGAGTGTGCTTGTGGCGCTGACTGCTGCAGTCAAAGAGGAACTTTCACGGCTTACCGTGAAGAAGTCCTCCGTTCGAAAAGCCGAAGTTTCGGCAATGCTGCGTTTTGCAGGAGGCCTGCACATCATCTCGGGGCGCATCGTCATCGAGGCTGAAGTGGACCTCGCGTCGACAGCCCGGAGGTTGCGGGCCGCCATCGCCGAGGTCTACGGGCACGCGAGCGACATCGTTGTCGTTTCGGGTTCGGGGCTGCGGCGGGGCAACCGCTATGTTGTCCGCGTCGTGAAGGATGGAGAGTCCCTGGCCCGCCAGACCGGGCTCCTGGATGCCCGGGGGCGGCCCGTGCGGGGCCTGCCCTCCGTCGTCGTGAACGGTTCCGCAGCAGACGCCGAAGCTGTCTGGCGCGGCGCCTTCCTCGCCCACGGGTCCCTCACCGAACCCGGACGCTCATCCTCACTCGAAGTGACCTGCCCCGGCCCCGAAGCAGCCCTCGCACTGGTCGGTGCTGCGCGCCGGATCGGAATCGCGGCCAAGGCACGCGAAGTCCGGGGTGTGGACCGGGTCGTCATCCGTGACGGTGACACCATCGCGGCCCTGCTGACCCGGATGGGCGCCCACGATGCCCTGATGGTCTGGGAGGAACGCCGGATGCGCAAGGAAGTGCGCGCTACGGCCAACCGCCTGGCGAATTTCGACGACGCAAACCTCCGCCGCTCCGCGCAGGCGGCCGTTGCGGCAGGGGCGCGAGTGGAGCGCGCACTGGAGATCCTGGGTGAGGACGTTCCTGAACACCTGCGCTACGCCGGCGAGCTCCGGGTCGCCCACAAGCAGGCCAGCCTTGACGAACTGGGCCGTCTGGCCGAACCTCCCATGACCAAGGACGCAATCGCCGGCCGGATCCGCCGCCTGCTCGCGATGGCGGACAAGCGGGCCTCTGAATTGGGAGTTCCGGGTACGGAGGCCAATGTGACCGCCGAAATGCTAGACCAGTAGGCTCACGCTTAGGATGGACTAAGCGTGCTGATTTATTCAGCATCATCAACTTCCGGGTGGACACGCCGTCCGGATAAATGGATCCGAGTATCAACGGAGGATTTTCGTGAACGAATACACACTGCCGGAACTGCCGTACGACTACGCAGCGCTGGAGCCCCACATCTCGGCTCGCATCATGGAACTGCACCATGACAAGCACCACGCCACCTACGTGGCCGGCGCCAACACTGCACTGGCCCAGATGGCCGAAGCGCGCGAAAAGGGCGAGTTCGGCAACATCCCGAAGCTCTCCAAGGACCTCGCGTTCCACCTCGGCGGACACACGAACCACTCGATCTTCTGGAACAACCTCTCACCCGAAGGCGGCGACAAGCCGGTCGGCGAGCTGGCAGCGGCCCTGGATGACTTCTTCGGTTCCTTCGACGCGTTCCGCGGACAGTTCACCGCGGCCGCGAATTCCCTGCAGGGTTCCGGCTGGGCCATCCTCGCCTACGAACCCCTCGGCGGAAACCTCGTGATCGAGCAGCTTTACGACCAGCAGGGCAACATCCCCGTTGGAACCATTCCGCTGCTGATGCTGGACATGTGGGAGCACGCCTTCTACCTGGACTACGTCAACGTCAAGGCTGACTACGTCAAGGCGTTCTGGAACATCGTCAACTGGGCCGACGTCGCCGCCCGGTTCGACGCAGCCCGCGCCGGCGCAACGCAGCTGGTGCTCCCCGCCTAATCGGGGAAACCGACCGGGTTTAAGGTGCCGCCGGTGTATGACCGGCGGCACCTGCGCGTAAGATGGAGCACACGGCTCATGCAGCGCCAGACCGGCAACCCGTGCGCTGAAGCAGGTCCGGGACGCGCCGCTCCTGCGAAGTCAACTGAAGTGGCCTTGTTCCACTGAGGTCACTAATTCTCGAACGACCCGCTATCAAGGAGAGAACAAAAGTGACTACTCGTGTTGGAATCAATGGATTCGGGCGTATCGGACGCGGCTACTTCCGGGCAGCACTGGAGCAGAATGCGGATCTGGATATTGTTGCGGTTAACGACCTGACAAGCCCGGAGACCCTGGCCCACCTGCTCAAATACGACTCGATCACAGGCCGCCTCGAAGAGGGCGTAGAAGTCCAGGACGGCAACCTGGTGGTGGGCGGCAAAACCGTCCGCGTCCTCGCCGAACGCGATCCCGCAAAACTGCCCTGGAAAGACCTCGGCGTGGACATCGTCATCGAGTCCACCGGGTTCTTCACCAAGGCTGAGGATGCGCGCAAGCACATTGAAGCCGGCGCCAAGAAGGTACTGATCTCCGCCCCGGGCAAGGGTGCCGACCGGACCATCGTGATGGGAGTGAATGACAGCGAGTACAACCCTGCCACTGACACCATCATCTCCAATGCTTCCTGCACCACCAACTGCCTGGCTCCGCTGGCGAAGGTCATCAATGATGCGTTTGGCATTGAGCGCGGACTCATGACCACAGTCCATGCCTACACCGCTGACCAGAACCTGCAGGACGGACCGCACCGGGACCTGCGCAGGGCACGGGCAGCGGCCCTGAACATCGTGCCCACCACCACGGGTGCTGCCAAGGCGATCGGCTTGGTGATCCCGGATCTGGACGGCAAGCTCGACGGCTTCGCACTGCGTGTGCCCGTCCCCACGGGATCCGTCACCGACCTGACCGTGAACCTTTCCCGGGAAGTCAGCGTCGAGGAGATCAACCAGGCCTATAAGGCCGCCAGCGAGGGTCCCCTCAACGGCTACCTCCGCTACACCGACGAGCCGCTCGTGTCGTCCGACATCGTGACTGATCCGGCGTCGTGCATTTTCGACTCCGGCCTGACCCGTGTCATGGGCAACGAGGCCAAGGTAGTCGGCTGGTATGACAACGAATGGGGCTACTCGTGCCGCATGGTGGACCTCACCACCTTGGTAGCTTCGAAACTCTAGGTCCCCGTCCTCCGCCCCACCGGGCACAGAAACAAAGGCAGATATGACAATCAAGACACTTGACGAGCTAATCAGCGACGGCGTCGACAACCGGTACGTTCTGGTCCGCTCGGACCTCAACGTCCCCCTCGCCGACGGGAAGGTTACCGACGACGGGCGTATCCGCGCTTCGATTCCTACGCTGCAGCTTTTGGTGGAGCACGGCGCCAAGGTCATCGTTATGGCACACCTGGGACGGCCCAAGGGCCAGCCGGACGAGAAGTACAGCCTGCGTCCGGCCGTGGACCGGCTCGATGAGCTCGCACCGTTCGCGGTGGAGTTTGCCGACGACGTCACCGGCCCCAGTGCCGTCGAACGTGCGGGAACCCTGGCAGCCGGCAGCGTCCTGGTGCTCCAGAACATCCGGTTCGACCCGCGGGAGACGTCCAAGGACGATGCCCAGCGGATGGAGCTGGCCCGTGAGCTCGCTGCCCTCACCGGAGGCAGCGGGGCGTACGTCGACGATGCTTTCGGGGCTGTCCACCGCAAGCACGCCAGCGTCTATGACATTGCCGAAGTCCTGCCTGCCTATGAGGGCAATCTGGTACGCAGCGAGCTGGAAGTGCTTTCTCGCCTGACGACGGACCCCGCCAAGCCCTACGTCGTGGTGCTGGGCGGTTCCAAGGTCTCGGACAAGCTGGCGGTGATCGAGAACCTTATGACCCGGGCCGACAGCCTGCTGATCGGCGGGGGCATGGTCTTCACGTTCCTCGCCGCCCAGGGCCACAAGGTTGGAGCATCCCTGCTCGAAGAGGACCAGATCGAAACGGTGAAGGGCTACCTGTCCCGCGGCGCGGAGCTGGGCTGTGAGTTCGTCCTGCCGACCGACATTGTGGTGGCAGACAAGTTTGCAGCCGACGCCGAACACGAGGTAGTGCCCGCTGACGCGATGGAGGACAGCCGCTTCGGTGCGGCCGGGATCGGTCTCGACATCGGACCGGATTCCGCCCGTACCTTCGCTGACCGCATCGCGTCGGGTGCAACCGTCTTTTGGAACGGACCGATGGGTGTGTTCGAATTCGACGCCTTCGCCGGCGGTACGAAGGCAGTGGCCGAGGGTTTGAAGCAGTGCAGCGGCCTGACCGTGGTCGGTGGCGGGGACTCTGCCGCGGCCGTGCGCAAGCTGGGCTTCTCCGACAGCGACTTCTCGCATATCTCCACCGGCGGCGGAGCGAGCCTGGAATACCTTGAAGGCAAGGAACTGCCCGGCATCGCCGTCCTCGACAAGTAATCGGTGGACGGGCCTGCCGGGATTCTTCCGGCAGGCCCGTTGCCCTGTCCACCATCTATCGAAACCACCACATGAACCGGAGCAGAGATGACTACCTCGACCAACGGCAAGTATGACCGCACACCGCTGATCGCGGGCAACTGGAAAATGAACATGGACCACATGCAGGGCATCACCCTGCTGCAGAAGCTTGCGTGGACCCTCAGCGACGCGAGGCACGACTACAACCGCGTCGAGGTCGTCGTTTTCCCGCCGTTTACCGATCTCCGGAGCACCCAGACCCTCGTGCAGGGAGACAAGTTGAAGGTGGCTTACGGCGCACAGGACCTCTCGCCCGAGGATTCCGGTGCGTACACCGGCGACAT harbors:
- a CDS encoding gluconeogenesis factor YvcK family protein, which produces MGFLTGPLPILPDGGSLRPPGGGTSPAVVALGGGHGLSATLSALRLLTTDLTAVVTVADNGGSSGRLRQELDVLPPGDLRMALAALCDDTDWGRTWRDVMQHRFRSRPGAEGSLDNHALGNLLIVTLWELLGDPVAGLQWAGALLGARGQVLPMSTLPLTIEGDVLRQTETGLRHETVTGQAELAVAGTQSSVVNVRLLPPDAPACSEAVSAIGRADWVILGPGSWYTSVLPHLLLPEMREALGSTGARRCLTMNLSNETKETAGMSAVDHLQVIRRYAPGFKVDAVLADPSVVEDRNEFSAAAAEMGARVVFGKVGAAAGSPIHDPLRLAAAYHDVFGEL
- the whiA gene encoding DNA-binding protein WhiA → MALTAAVKEELSRLTVKKSSVRKAEVSAMLRFAGGLHIISGRIVIEAEVDLASTARRLRAAIAEVYGHASDIVVVSGSGLRRGNRYVVRVVKDGESLARQTGLLDARGRPVRGLPSVVVNGSAADAEAVWRGAFLAHGSLTEPGRSSSLEVTCPGPEAALALVGAARRIGIAAKAREVRGVDRVVIRDGDTIAALLTRMGAHDALMVWEERRMRKEVRATANRLANFDDANLRRSAQAAVAAGARVERALEILGEDVPEHLRYAGELRVAHKQASLDELGRLAEPPMTKDAIAGRIRRLLAMADKRASELGVPGTEANVTAEMLDQ
- a CDS encoding superoxide dismutase; this encodes MNEYTLPELPYDYAALEPHISARIMELHHDKHHATYVAGANTALAQMAEAREKGEFGNIPKLSKDLAFHLGGHTNHSIFWNNLSPEGGDKPVGELAAALDDFFGSFDAFRGQFTAAANSLQGSGWAILAYEPLGGNLVIEQLYDQQGNIPVGTIPLLMLDMWEHAFYLDYVNVKADYVKAFWNIVNWADVAARFDAARAGATQLVLPA
- the gap gene encoding type I glyceraldehyde-3-phosphate dehydrogenase, which codes for MTTRVGINGFGRIGRGYFRAALEQNADLDIVAVNDLTSPETLAHLLKYDSITGRLEEGVEVQDGNLVVGGKTVRVLAERDPAKLPWKDLGVDIVIESTGFFTKAEDARKHIEAGAKKVLISAPGKGADRTIVMGVNDSEYNPATDTIISNASCTTNCLAPLAKVINDAFGIERGLMTTVHAYTADQNLQDGPHRDLRRARAAALNIVPTTTGAAKAIGLVIPDLDGKLDGFALRVPVPTGSVTDLTVNLSREVSVEEINQAYKAASEGPLNGYLRYTDEPLVSSDIVTDPASCIFDSGLTRVMGNEAKVVGWYDNEWGYSCRMVDLTTLVASKL
- a CDS encoding phosphoglycerate kinase produces the protein MTIKTLDELISDGVDNRYVLVRSDLNVPLADGKVTDDGRIRASIPTLQLLVEHGAKVIVMAHLGRPKGQPDEKYSLRPAVDRLDELAPFAVEFADDVTGPSAVERAGTLAAGSVLVLQNIRFDPRETSKDDAQRMELARELAALTGGSGAYVDDAFGAVHRKHASVYDIAEVLPAYEGNLVRSELEVLSRLTTDPAKPYVVVLGGSKVSDKLAVIENLMTRADSLLIGGGMVFTFLAAQGHKVGASLLEEDQIETVKGYLSRGAELGCEFVLPTDIVVADKFAADAEHEVVPADAMEDSRFGAAGIGLDIGPDSARTFADRIASGATVFWNGPMGVFEFDAFAGGTKAVAEGLKQCSGLTVVGGGDSAAAVRKLGFSDSDFSHISTGGGASLEYLEGKELPGIAVLDK